A stretch of the Coprobacillus cateniformis genome encodes the following:
- a CDS encoding Fur family transcriptional regulator, which produces MSDTKLRYSKQRETIYEVLREDPSHPNVDTIYMNVRQIIPDISLGTVYRNLNLLADQKRILRLDVGDGAVHFDARLEPHYHMVCDECGSIQDLFLDETLISPLIDKVQQVCDDQITSAEILFHGTCRHCLKKKH; this is translated from the coding sequence ATGTCAGATACAAAATTAAGATACTCCAAACAAAGAGAAACTATCTATGAAGTCTTAAGGGAAGATCCATCTCATCCAAATGTAGATACAATTTACATGAATGTGAGACAGATTATTCCTGATATAAGCCTGGGGACGGTTTATAGAAATTTAAATCTGCTTGCTGATCAAAAACGAATCTTGCGCCTTGATGTTGGTGATGGTGCAGTTCATTTTGATGCAAGATTAGAACCACACTATCATATGGTTTGTGATGAGTGTGGAAGTATTCAAGATTTATTCTTAGATGAAACTCTTATTTCTCCTCTTATCGATAAGGTTCAACAAGTTTGTGATGATCAAATCACATCGGCGGAAATATTATTTCATGGAACTTGTCGCCACTGCTTAAAAAAGAAACATTAG
- a CDS encoding nucleoside recognition domain-containing protein — translation MKKANYYFTLFLVLFTTIFSFMNMFQIVKVSTNVIQIVLSNLLPSLLPFMILISLCLSLGLFQLFSYFIQFLFSPLFHLTPHMSSLYFVSFFCGYPTNAKIIKESYELGYINIDQLQHLLSIASFSSLSFIFVSLGLPLDKALLIYLCHIVPSLIKAIIHKEDYQFLSFSETLYSLKNPHMTFVQALKQSIMSSLTAFIFILGYMLVFQFVGYSLHSIIQNEFILAVIQGFLEFSSGAIQLLKFNHFLVYPFVCFYLSFSGLSVLMQVDNILEGIPYSFQRYFKDRLVHGLASFLLCTLIMLLLF, via the coding sequence ATGAAAAAAGCCAACTATTATTTTACTTTATTTCTTGTTTTATTCACAACCATATTTTCATTTATGAATATGTTTCAGATTGTAAAAGTTTCAACGAATGTCATTCAAATTGTATTATCCAATCTTTTACCATCATTACTTCCATTCATGATTTTAATTTCATTATGTTTATCATTAGGATTATTTCAACTCTTTAGTTATTTCATCCAATTTCTTTTTTCACCATTATTTCATTTAACTCCACATATGTCCTCATTATATTTTGTATCTTTTTTCTGTGGTTATCCAACCAATGCCAAAATTATAAAAGAATCCTATGAGTTAGGATATATTAATATAGATCAACTTCAACATCTTTTATCCATAGCTTCTTTTTCTTCTTTAAGTTTTATTTTTGTTTCACTTGGTTTACCACTTGATAAGGCACTCTTAATATATCTTTGTCATATTGTTCCAAGTCTTATCAAAGCAATTATTCATAAAGAGGATTATCAGTTTTTGAGTTTCAGTGAAACTCTTTATTCTTTAAAAAATCCCCATATGACTTTTGTTCAAGCCTTAAAACAAAGTATTATGTCTTCATTAACTGCGTTTATTTTTATTCTTGGGTATATGTTGGTTTTTCAATTTGTAGGATATAGCCTTCATTCTATTATTCAAAATGAATTTATATTAGCAGTTATACAAGGCTTCTTAGAATTTAGTTCAGGAGCTATTCAATTATTAAAATTCAATCATTTTTTAGTATATCCATTTGTTTGTTTCTATCTGTCATTTTCAGGTTTGTCTGTTTTAATGCAAGTCGATAATATCTTAGAAGGAATTCCTTATTCATTTCAAAGATATTTTAAAGATCGTCTTGTTCATGGATTAGCGTCTTTTCTACTATGTACGCTTATTATGTTATTGTTATTTTAA
- the rbr gene encoding rubrerythrin codes for MPTLKGTKTANNLLHAFAGESQARNRYTYYSSIAKKEGYVQIANIFEETANQEKEHAKRLMKLLNTELKGECLHVEGDFPILLGTTAECLKAAAAGENEEWTDMYPEFAKIADEEGFPEIAEVCRSIAVAEKMHEARYLKLLENLENGTVFEKAETVTWKCNNCGFIFEGTKAPERCPACDHPQAHFEAYTFFLK; via the coding sequence ATGCCTACATTAAAAGGAACAAAAACTGCTAACAATTTATTACACGCTTTCGCTGGAGAATCTCAAGCAAGAAATCGTTACACTTACTACTCTTCAATTGCTAAAAAAGAAGGATATGTACAAATCGCTAATATCTTTGAAGAAACTGCTAACCAAGAAAAAGAACATGCTAAAAGATTAATGAAATTATTAAACACTGAATTAAAAGGTGAATGTTTACATGTTGAAGGAGATTTCCCAATCTTATTAGGGACAACTGCTGAATGTTTAAAAGCTGCTGCAGCTGGAGAAAACGAAGAATGGACAGATATGTATCCTGAATTTGCTAAAATTGCTGATGAAGAAGGATTCCCTGAAATTGCTGAAGTATGCAGAAGTATCGCAGTTGCTGAAAAAATGCATGAAGCAAGATATTTAAAATTATTAGAAAACTTGGAAAATGGAACTGTATTTGAAAAAGCTGAAACAGTAACATGGAAATGCAATAACTGTGGATTTATTTTTGAAGGAACAAAAGCTCCTGAAAGATGTCCAGCATGTGATCATCCTCAAGCTCACTTCGAAGCTTATACTTTTTTCTTGAAATAA